A single window of Sphaerodactylus townsendi isolate TG3544 linkage group LG03, MPM_Stown_v2.3, whole genome shotgun sequence DNA harbors:
- the LOC125428423 gene encoding histone-lysine N-methyltransferase SETMAR, with product MDVSRGLENLPVTVWPRLEEPPEFQYSPDHVTAEGCGPNPSEVSFPGCSCQSASCLLSTCSCLPYGENYKNSCINYEGSKLEYAKPVFECNTMCQCGESCQNRVIQRGLQFRLEVFKTADKGWGLRTLDFVPRGRFVCEYAGEILDFREARRRVQQQSSSDSNYIIAIREYSCDGQVMETFVDPTYTGNVGRFLNHSCEPNLIMVPVRIDSMVPKLALFADRDICAAEELSYDYSGRHRNYSPDLQRDQEKLQGEELGKKPCHCGAKSCTGFLPYDGTLFYEQDTPRCLRETL from the exons ATGGACgtgagccgaggcctggagaaCTTGCCCGTGACTGTTTGGCCGCGGCTCGAGGAGCCCCCAGAATTCCAG TATAGTCCAGATCACGTGACTGCTGAAGGATGTGGACCAAACCCCTCTGAAGTCTCCTTTCCTGGATGCAGCTGCCAGTCTGCTTCCTGCCTGCTTTCCACGTGTTCATGTCTTCCTTATGGAGAAAACTATAAGAATTCATGCATCAACTACGAAGGGAGTAAACTAGAGTACGCAAAGCCTGTTTTTGAATGCAACACTATGTGCCAATGTGGAGAGTCATGCCAAAACAGGGTGATTCAAAGGGGTTTGCAGTTCAGACTAGAAGTCTTTAAGACAGCGGACAAGGGATGGGGTCTTCGCACTCTTGATTTCGTACCCAGAGGCAGATTCGTGTGTGAATATGCTGGGGAAATTCTAGATTTCAGAGAAGCACGTCGAAGGGTACAGCAGCAGTCGTCAAGTGATTCAAATTACATAATAGCAATCAGGGAATATTCGTGCGATGGACAGGTTATGGAGACATTTGTTGATCCCACGTATACAGGTAACGTTGGTCGGTTTTTAAACCACTCCTGTGAGCCAAACCTCATTATGGTCCCAGTCCGCATAGACTCAATGGTGCCAAAGCTGGCGCTTTTTGCTGATCGGGATATCTGCGCAGCAGAAGAACTTTCATACGATTATTCTGGAAGACATCGCAATTACTCACCAGATTTGCAAAGAGATCAGGAGAAGCTACAAGGAGAGGAACTGGGAAAAAAGCCCTGTCATTGTGGGGCCAAGTCATGTACAGGTTTTTTGCCATATGACGGTACTTTATTCTATGAACAAGATACCCCAAGGTGCCTGAGAGAAACGTTATGA